In Toxotes jaculatrix isolate fToxJac2 chromosome 11, fToxJac2.pri, whole genome shotgun sequence, a single genomic region encodes these proteins:
- the arhgef33 gene encoding rho guanine nucleotide exchange factor 33 — protein MENGKTEEKTEDVSEEKEENVEGANVQIAQLQGLVAELHEGLHTALTELRELRQRDHGLEEKLQAHQTDVDDKIMGLKNSINTFKEELNVALYHIKDVSSRQRDVQKRMDLLQSENTRDIISAPHSRKSSKADVLMASGDEHICVPSQSELSVIQHFLSSLPHSGSSQRSTTSTQTSISEQEAQSQQQRGCLSKSPAWEEGKHNRDNTETPNSQTEYNKRQRAALELLESERVYVSHLSLLLKANISFNGSEALTAKDKRPFPSSLRFLIQQHLELLHTLQERVLKCQWQGIMGDVFMRLTSKESDFLDFYVSYLKELPDCLSVVTMLASTSMKSSPLLESDIMGDESKPSLHTLLLQPVQRIPEYLLLLQGLLRQTDADHPDYYLLLVCIQQFRSFTAQYHHLLQHNQELLLHNRKEMKRSTMKHLLKTVESGIQANSIGSPYPCNSAMLEHANQVKRSKQRLLEQIQSHRFQDWDRDRDPEAHCYDTEWPSQLPFFSPDLDSRNHKPAGLGSIPESDASERSTSCQHHLPSRPADFRQVQPGSALADALGEFLLPPDPPGMESLYEEDAGSLHDLSMFDRCSSASSDSSIDIAFVKCPKAPSHHAMAVNVSTTRDVFGNGGSQGNGFSKLPNRGCVSPDEAVMMRRNQHRPLQASQRKSKSLNGLQMDNTVSSVDGGPLSDHLQRAGLGSHAKLERQGSKGSKGCPTPSRKVHSPLGNRADTDKHSGDLHGLLSIDSGIQSWGDESKWRGGTEENNHSAFSERSRKQDKGGFRSSFKKLFKKKSGDEKKEKGGEKTSENQNNGEHETLGKNPKLVHLEINRGTAV, from the exons ATGGAAAAtggcaaaacagaagaaaagacagaagacgTGTCAGAAG agaaagaagaaaatgtggagGGGGCTAACGTGCAGATCGCACAG CTGCAGGGCCTGGTGGCTGAGCTGCATGAGGGGCTCCACACTGCTCTGACAGAGCTGCGCGAGCTGCGTCAGAGGGACCACGGCCTGGAGGAGAAGCTCCAGGCCCACCAGACTGACGTGGACGATAAGATAATGGGTCTCAAGAATTCGATCAACACTTTCAAG GAGGAGCTGAATGTGGCATTGTACCACATTAAGGACGtgtccagcagacagagagacgttCAGAAGAGGATGGATCTACTGCAGTCAGAAAACACCAGGGATATCATCTCTGCTCCACACAG TAGAAAGAGCTCCAAGGCAGATGTGTTAATGGCATCAGGGGATGAACACATCTGTGTgcccagccaatcagagctcagcGTTATTCAACACTTTCTTTCCAGTCTGCCACATAGTGGGTCATCACAGAGGAGCACCACGTCTACACAga cctCCATCTCTGAGCAGGAGgctcagtcacagcagcagagaggttgTCTGTCCAAATCTCCAGCATGGGAAGAGGGAAAGCACAACAGAGACAACACAGAAACCCCCAACAGCCAGACTGAATACA ataagagacagagagcggcTCTGGAACTGCTGGAGTCAGAGAGAGTTTATGTCTCCCACTTGTCTCTGCTACTGAAGGCCAACATCTCCTTCAATGGATCAGAGGCACTCACCGCCAAAGACAAACG TCCTTTTCCCAGCTCCCTGAGGTTTCTGATCCAGCAGCATCTCGAGCTCCTCCACACTCTCCAGGAACGTGTGCTCAAGTGCCAGTGGCAAGGCATCATGGGGGATGTGTTTATGAGGCTCACCAGCAAGGAG AGTGATTTCTTGGACTTCTATGTGTCCTACCTGAAGGAGCTTCCTGACTGTTTGTCAGTCGTCACCATGCTGGCCTCCACCTCCATGAAATCTTCTCCCCTcctggag AGCGACATAATGGGTGACGAATCCAAACCCTCCCTCCACACCCTGCTCCTGCAGCCGGTCCAGAGGATCCCGGagtacctgctgctgctccag gggcTGCTGAGGCAGACAGATGCGGATCACCCAGACTACTACCTGCTGCTGGTGTGCATCCAGCAGTTCCGGTCCTTCACAGCTCAgtaccaccacctcctccagcaCAACCAGGAGCTTCTGCTGCACAATCGCAAGGAGATGAAGAG GTCCACCATGAAGCACCTGCTAAAGACAGTCGAAAGTGGAATTCAAGCTAACAGTATTGGCTCACCGTACCCTTGCAACAGTGCTATGCT GGAACATGCAAACCAGGTGAAGCGCAGCAAGCAGCGTCTTCTGGAGCAGATCCAGTCTCACCGTTTCCAGGACTGGGATAGAGACCGGGATCCCGAAGCTCATTGTTACGACACAGAGTGGCCCTCCCAGCTCCCGTTCTTCAGCCCTGACCTGGACTCAAGGAACCACAAGCCGGCAG GTCTTGGTAGTATCCCAGAGAGTGATGCATCTGAGAGGTCCACGTCGTGCCAGCATCATCTTCCCTCCAGACCTGCAGACTTCCGTCAGGTTCAACCAGGCTCTGCTCTTGCAGATGCTCTCGGAGAGTTCCTCCTCCCTCCAGACCCCCCGGGGATGGAGAGCCTATATGAAGAGGATGCAGGCTCCCTGCATGATCTCTCTATGTTCGACCGCTGCTCGTCTGCCTCTTCAGATTCCTCCATTGACATTGCCTTCGTGAAGTGCCCCAAAGCTCCGTCACATCATGCAATGGCAGTGAACGTGTCGACAACCCGTGATGTCTTTGGCAACGGTGGAAGCCAGGGCAATGGTTTCAGCAAACTGCCCAACCGAGGGTGCGTGTCTCCGGATGAAGCTGTAATGATGCGTCGTAATCAGCATCGCCCCCTTCAGGCCAGCCAGCGTAAGAGCAAG TCACTGAACGGCCTGCAGATGGACAACACAGTGAGTAGCGTGGATGGTGGACCTCTATCAGACCACCTCCAAAGAGCGGGACTGGGCAGCCATGCAAAGCTGGAGCGCCAGGGCAGCAAGGGCAGCAAAGGGTGTCCAACCCCGTCCCGTAAGGTCCACAGCCCCCTGGGAAACAGAGCGGACACAGACAAGCATAGCGGTGATCTTCACGGGCTGCTCAGCATT GACTCCGGAATCCAATCATGGGGGGACGAGTCGAAGTGGAGGGGTGGGACAGAGGAGAACAACCACTCGGCCTTCAGTGAGAGGAGTCGGAAGCAGGACAAAGGAGGCTTTAGGAGCTCGTTCAAGAAACTCTTCAAGAAGAA GAGTGGtgatgagaagaaagagaagggaggtgagaaaacatcagaaaaccaaaacaacggCGAGCACGAGACACTGGGGAAAAATCCCAAACTGGTACATCTGGAGATAAACCGTGGCACAGCTGTATGA